The segment GATCAGATCAGCGTGACATCACCGCAGGTCACGGACCTCTATGCCAACAGCTATAACGCCCAGCGCCCGGATGAGCGCTATCGTGCAGAGGCTACCGTACTGGTTCGCTCGCCCAAGGTTGACCTGGTCAAGGCCAGCGCCTCGAAAACCGGCGAGCTGGTGCGCGAAGGCATCCTGCTCTCGGCTGATTATGCCTATCGCACCGAATTCCTCTTTACGGGGCTCGAAGCCATCAAGCCTGACATGATCGCCGTGGCCACCGCCGATGCTCGACGTGCCGCGCAGCAGTTCGCCAAGGATTCCGGTAGCAGCGTCGGCCATATCAAGCATGCCAGTCAGGGCTATTTCTCGATCTCTGATCTCGACAGTTACACTCCCGACATCAAGCAGGTCAGAGTGGTCACCACGATTGACTACACCCTGAAAAACTGACGATTACTGTCTACCAGCACTCATCATCTACCTTCTTCGCATCACCGGAGCCTGCATGCCTGATACCGTCTTGAGCAAGACCCAGACAAGCTTTTATCGCCGCCTGTTCGTGGCCCACCTGATTGCGCATGATATTGCCACTGTGCCCGATATCATCGAAGCGACCGGCATGCCGCGGCGCACTGCTCAGGACACCATCACTGCACTGGCAGAACTGGATATCGTCTGTCGGTTCGAGCATGACGAAGGTCAGCGTCATAACATCGGCCACTATGCCATTCGCGACTGGGGTCCTATCAACCCACAGTGGGTAGCCGACAACGCCAGCCGCCTACAGCGTGCACTGGGTTATGCCTGAGGTCGCGGCTTGATGACGGCTGAAATAGTCAATAGTGCCCTGCAGCATGGCATGATCGCACTTGTCATCCAGCTCGTGTTGTGGCCGTTGTTCGGGCTCTGGTCTGCGGGTGGCATCGCCGTTGCGTTATTTCTCGGGCGTGAAATTGCCCAGCATGAATACAAGGGTGGCGGCCCTAAAACCGTCAGCTGGGATTACGGATTGCTACATCACTGGAATCTGGACTCTTGCCTGGATGTCGCTCTACCGCTGCTGTTCTGCCTTACTCTGGCACTCGCGGTGTGGGCGGCACGCTACGGGCATGCACGTCGTCACTAATACGGCGTCAGTGCCTTGCTGGCCAGAGATACCTGTGTACTTCAGGACTGCCCCTGCCGTCATATTCATACTCACATCAACCATCAACATTCACCCATATTCGATGCGGCTGACGGAAAACATGAGGCCCTGGTACAAAAGTATTTCATTATTGACTCAAGCGCCTGCAACGTCAGAGCAGCTCGCTCATCTAGCGCTATCTCCGCGTGTTCGCGTGTTCGCGTGTTCGCGTGTTGTATTGGTGCATTATGTTATCGTCGTAGTGCGTGCATTGAATACACACAGGCACCACTTATTGATGCAAATCAAGATAACGTCACAAGGGTAACCATAACGGATGAATTAACGCTGCAAGCTGACGCCTGACGTGGTAAAACACTTGAAGTTCCCAGTCATGAGGACATGCCCTCATCGCACTGATACCACGGCAGAGAGCAATATCGCGTCATCATGTCGCATGTTACATTATTATGAGTTTCATTCATCAATCACGCTCTTCTTGATATCTCTATGATCAACAATATTTATTGTCATTCATTGAATATCATTTTTATCACTGGCTATCCACATGCACATTAGTATTCTTACATGTGAATTAGTATCTTTTGATCTTTACACTAATATGACCAATATCCACTGCAATCAAGACAACAATGGTCAACAACATTCTAGACGTTGAATTCATAGAATAAGTGCAGCACTTCATTTTACGCAGCCGGACTCCCCACGTCTCCGAGGTACAGTAAAAGAGGTCAAGTGGATATGCGTGCGTACCCGTCGAACTCCGTCACTCCGTCTTCTGGTACCGTCAAAGCCGTCAGAGGGGCTGTCGTCGATGTCGTTTTCACCGAATCTGATCTCCCGCCTCTCAATTCTGCCCTTGTCGTGGAGTGGGACAAGCCAACGCCTCTCATCCTCGAAGTACACAGTCATCTGACTATCAATACGCTGCGGGCCGTGGCATTTCAGTCTACGGCGGGACTCGCACGCGGCGTGACAGTTCGCGCCACGGGTAGCCCTGTCACGGTTCCCGTGGGGGATGCGGTGCTCGGGCGGCTGCTGGATGTCGTGGGCGACCCGAAGGATAACGGCCCAGCACTGCCTCAAGACACACCACGTCGGCCCATTCACGCGCTGGCACCCCTGCTGAAATCCCAGATCAGCACCACCGACATGTTCGAGACGGGCATCAAGGTGATTGACCTGCTGACGCCAATGGCACAGGGGGGAAAGGCAGCGATGTTTGGCGGTGCTGGAGTCGGCAAGACAGTCCTGGTGATGGAACTGATTCGTGCCATGGTCGAGAAATACGAAGGTATTTCAGTGTTCGCCGGCATTGGGGAAAGGTCACGCGAGGGCCACGAGTTACTGACCGAAATGCGGGACTCCGGCGTCATCGAGCGTACCGTGCTGGTCTATGGCCAGATGAACGAACCGCCCGGCGCACGCTGGCGAGCCCCTCTGACAGCCCTGACGATCTCGGAGTACTTTCGCGATCAGCAGCACCGCAATGTACTGCTGCTGATGGATAACGTATTCCGCTTCGTGCAGGCCGGCGCAGAGGTCTCAAGCCTGCTGGGTCGCCTCCCCTCACGCGTGGGCTACCAACCGACACTTGCCAGTGAGGTTGCAGGCCTGCAAGAACGCATCGCATCGGTGGCGGGCTCTGCAGTCACCGCCATTCAGGCGGTGTACGTACCCGCCGATGACTTTACCGATCCCGCTGTCACGACGATCTCCAGTCATATGGATTGCGTCATCATGCTGTCGCGTGCGAAAGCCGCCGAAGGCTTCTATCCCGCCATCGATCCACTGGGCTCATCCTCAATGTTGCTAGACCCGCTTGTCGTGGGCGAAGCGCATTACCAAACGGCGGACGCCGTGCGTCAGACACTGGCGCGCTTCCAGGAACTGGCCGACATCATCTCTCTGCTCGGGGTGGAAGAGCTTGGCGTCGCAGACCGGCAGATCGTCAAGCGTGCGCGCCGATTACAGCGCTTCCTCACCCAGCCCTTCATGGTCACCGAGGCCTTTACCGGCACACCCGGCGCTAGCGTACCGCTCACCGACACACTGGCGGGTTGCCGCGCCATCCTGGCGGGCGAAACCGACGACTGGTCGGAAAGCTCTCTTTATATGGTTGGCACGCTGGAAGATGCACGACAAAAGGAAGCTCATGGAAAAGCCTCCGACACTTCTGTTACGGCGGCACCATGAGATTAACGATCGTGACGCCTCTATTGATGGTAGTGGATGAAGAGATCGACAGCCTTCGCGCCGAGGATGCCAGCGGCAGTTTCGGCATTCTGTCTGGTCACACCGCCTTTCTGACAGCACTGGTGATCTCTGTCGTCAGCTGGCGCAAGGCTGAGACACACCAGTTCTGCGCCGTACGCGGCGGCGTGCTGAGCGTTATCGACGGCAACATCGCCATCGCGACACGTGAGGCTGTCATTGGCCAGAACCTTGCCACTCTTGATGACGAGGTATTGGCTCGCTTCCGCGCCGACAGCGACGTCGAGCGCACTGAGCATACCGAGAGCGTGCGTCTCCAATTGAATGCCCTGCGTCATATGATCAGCCGGCTTCAACCCCGGGCAAATTCAGGAGAGTTCCGGTGATGTCATCTCCACCGCATAAACCGCCGATTGATCTAGAGAAAGCACTAGAGAAGGATGCGCCAGACCAGGATCCGCTAGTTCACGAAATACGCCGTCGCCGCGATCGCCACGATCGATGGCTACGTGAGGGAGGCATGTCAGTTGGCCGTCGGCTTGCGCAGATTGGTGTGCTGGGGTGGATCTTCGTCATTCCAACCCTGGGCGGGCTATTTCTCGGGCGATGGCTCGATGCGCGCATGGCGACAGAGATCTTCTGGAGTGCCCCCATGATGGCATTGGGGCTATGTGTCGGCGGTTGGACCGCATGGAAATGGATGAACGCGCGATGAAGGACATGACTGACTTGTCACTAGCGGTAGTGCTGCCGCTCTGTTTGCTGAGTGGCATTATTCTCGGCTATCTCTATTTTTGTGCGCTACGCCACACAGCGGATCTGATCGTCAATCAGGGACATCCCCTACTGAGTATCGCCTTGACTCTAGGGCGTTTGGCAGTGCTGGCAGGGGGCTTCTTTCTGGCAGTACAGGCAGGTGCCGCTGCACTTCTGACAACGCTGGCAGGGGTACTCATCGCCAAGGCGCTATTGCTCTATCAGACACGGAGGATCGACGCATGAACTCTCCGCTCGAATCAGTTGCCCTTTTTCATCTCGGACCAGTGCCTATCACGCAGGCCATTATCACGACCTGGGTGATCATGGCCGTCATGGTGATAGGCGCCTACCTCCTGACCCGTCAGCTCGCGCTACTCCCCGGCAAACGGCAGGCTGCGCTGGAACTCATGGTCGCGACGCTCGACCGTCAGATACGTGAGACGACAGGGGCGGAACCCACGCCTTATCGTGACTTCATCGGCACACTTTTCCTCTTCATCCTCATCGCCAACTGGTCTTCATTGGTACCAGGAGTCGAGCCGCCCACTGCACAACTGGAGACTGATGCCGCTCTTGCTGTTCTGGTCTTCCTGTCAGTGATCTGGTTCGGCGTCCGCGGTGCCGGGATAGGTGGCTACCTCAAATCCTTCGCTGCGCCCAACGTGGTGATGATCCCCCTGAATATGCTGGAAAGCGTGACCCGTACCTTTTCAATGTTCGTCCGCCTGTTCGGCAACGTGATGAGCGGGGTGTTCGTCATCGGCATCGTCGCCTCACTGGCAGGGCTTCTCATTCCAATCCCGCTCATGGCACTCGATCTACTGACCGGTCTGGTCCAGGCCTATATCTTTGCGATTCTGGCGATGGTCTTCATTACCTCCACGGTAGAGGACGGCCAGCCCAGACCCACTGACGCCGAACCGGCAACGCTCCCGACACAAAAGGATTCCTGATGGACTACCTCTCCCTCGCCAGCATCATCTGCGCAGCTTTCGCCGTCGCTTTCGGTGCTCTCGGCCCTGCCCTTGCAGAGGGACGAGCCGTGGCCGCCGCAATGGATGCCATCGCACGCCAACCTGAGGCCGCGAGCACCATCTCGCGCACACTATTTGTTGGCCTCGCGATGATTGAAACGACCGCAATCTACTGTCTGGTGATTGCGCTACTGCTGCTCTTTGCCAACCCACTGCTGGCGTAACCCGATGACAATCGACTTCTGGGGACTGGGGCTACAGGCGATCAATGTACTGATCCTTGTCTGGCTGCTTTCGCGCGTCTTCTGGCGGCCAGTTGCCGAGGCCATTGACCGAAGGCGGCATACCGCGAGAGCGACACTCGACGCAGCCAATACGACACACGCAAAAGCCGATGCCACGTTGGCCGAAGTCAATGAGGCCCGCTCCGGTATTGAAGCCGAACGCACCGCCATCCTGGCCGGGGCCGCGACACAAGCACAGGCGGACGCGAAAGCCCTGCTCGCCGACGCGCAGGGCCAGGCCGACCTGCTGCTGGCGAGCGCTCAGACATCCATCGCGCGTGATACCGAGACGGCGCGCAAGGACAACGTGGCACAGGCCTCTTCTCTGGCGGTGGATATTGCTGCCAGGCTATTGGGGCGACTGAACAGCCCCTTGGTGCAGACCGCCTTCCGTGCCCTGCTGATCGAGACCATCACCGACATGTCGCCCTCTGAACGTGCGGCACTGGTTGCCTCTCCAGCCGGCATCGAAATCGTCACCACTGATACCCTGGCGGCGGAAGACAAACAGAGCATCCAGACAGCGATTATCTCCGCCCTCGGAGGAACGCCCGAACTGACATTCGTTACTGACCCCGACTTGATTGCCGGTGTGGAACTGCGCAGCGCGCATTTCATTCTTCACAACAGCTGGCGAGCGGGTCTCACCACCCTTCTGAAAGAGATGGCAGGCCTGAAGGAGGTGAGGAATGTCGTCTGAGACGCCGGCATGGCTGCTTACGGCGCAGGAAGTCCTGCGCAAGACACCCCTGGGCCCACGAGCTGAACACCGTGGTCGCGTCGAGGAAATCGGTGACGGCGTGGCAATGATCTCGGGACTTCGCGATGTAGGGCTTGACGAGGTGTTGCGCTTTCAAGGCGGGCAGATCGGATTCGCCCAGGTGCTAGATTCTGACCTGATCGGCTGCGTGCTGCTGGACGCTGCGACTGACGTTGAGGCCGGCGACGCAGTGTATGGGTCTGGCGAGATCGTTGAGGTACCCGTTGGCGAGGCGCTGCTGGGACGGGTCGTCGATCCGTTGGGCCGCCCACTTGATGACAAGGGGGCCATCGAGACAAATCAACGATTGCCTATCGAACGTCCGGCCCCTTCCATCATCGAGCGCGATCTTGTGTCCGAACCGGTACAGACCGGCATCGTGGCGGTGGACACGCTGTTCGCGCTTGGCCGTGGCCAACGCGAGCTGATCGTCGGCGACCACTCCACCGGCAAGACAACACTCGCCATCGATGCCCTGATCGCGCAGCGCAACAGTGACATGATCTGTATCTATGTCGCGGTCGGACAGAAGACCTCCAGTGTGCGGCGCGCCATCGACGCGCTCAAGACACATGGTGATTTCGCCCGCTGCATCGTACTGGTGGCGGGCTCCGCTTCGGCCCCCGGACTGCAATGGATCGCGCCCTATGCAGGGATGACGATGGCGGAGTATTTCCGCGACAAGGGTCAGCACGCCATGATCGTCATCGACGACCTTTCCAAACATGCCGCCACCCACCGGGAAATCGCGCTGCTGACCCGACAATCGCCAGGACGCGAGGCCTATCCGGGCGATGTCTTCTATATCCACGCACGACTGCTGGAACGGGCAGCCAAGCTGTCAAAGGCATTCGGCGGTGGCTCCCTGACGGCACTGCCGATTGCCGAGACGGATTCAGGCAACTTGTCCGCCTATATCCCAACCAATCTCATCTCAATCACTGACGGTCAGATCGTACTGGATGCCACCTTGTTCCATCAGGGCCAGAAACCCGCGGTGGACGTGGGCCTGAGCGTCAGCCGTGTGGGGGGCAAGACGCAAGCGCCCGGATTGCGCGCGGCGGCAGGCACACTGCGACTCGACTATGCCCAGTTTCTCGAGCTGGAAGTTTTCACCCGTTTTGGTGGCATGCCGGAAGGCCGAGTCCGCGATCAACTCAAGCGCGGTGAACGGATACGCGCGCTCTTGCGCCAGCCCCAGCATACCCCCTTCCGCCTGGCTGACGAAATTGCGCTGATGCTGGCCTTGCAGGAGGGTATCTTCGACACCTTGTCGATGGCGGCAATGGCAACATTCTGTGCTGCCCTGCCCACAACCCTGGACCGAGAGGCTGCCGGGGTAGTGCAATCGATCACCGCTACCGGCGAGATGGACGTAGACGCAAGAACATCATTGCTGGCCACCATGACTCGCCTGGCAACGCATCCGAGCGACGTGGAGCCTGCGACATGACCGAGCGATTAGCGGATATCAGCGCTCGAATTGAGGGTATGCACCAACTGAGCGCCGTCGTGAATGCGATAAAGGGAATCGCCGCGGCCCGAGCCCGGGCCGCACGAGCCCAGGTCGAGGCCGTCGATCGCTATACGGCGATGATTTCCAATGCAATGGCGTGCTCTCTTGGCAGCGTGAACACTGATATCACACAACACCCCTCTCCCCAAGAAGCAAGCACGGCAACGGCATCAGGCAACACTGGCTTACTGCTATTTCTCGCTGAACAAGGGTTTGCCGGCGCGTTCAGCGAACGAGTGCTGGACAGCGTCGGTGATGTACTGGCATCGGTGCCCTTGTTAGTCATCGGCACCCGCGGCCTCTCGATCACCGCGACGCGCGGCCTTACCCCGCTCTGGTCCGCGTCGATGCCGTCCCATTCGCTCGGCATACCCACGCTGGCCGATGACATTACCCACGTCATCTACGCTGCGTTGAGCAATGGTGACATCGATCGACTGGAGATCGTTCACGCCCGCTGGTCATCCGGACAGCCGCAGGTCGAGCGACGGCTCCTGCTACCGATTGAGCCGCAGGATATCGTAGCGCCTGACCATGGTACGACCGGCGATAGCCCGCTGATGCAGCTCCCTCGCGACACGCTGCTCGCAAGCCTCGGTCAGGATTATGTGCATGCACGCATCTGCAAGGCGGCGCTACATGCTTTCGCTGCCGAGAACGAAGCACGCATGGAGGCCATGTCCTCTGCTGCGAATCAAATCGAGAGCGAGCTCGAAGATTTCAAGGCCAAGCTACGCCAGGTACGACAAGAATCAATCACCGCCGAAATCATCGAATTGGGCACTGGCGCGGCCGCCGGTAATCCGTGAGATGGTCTGTCAGAGAAGCTGATGGAGATCAGGCTCTGACGTTCGTGCCAAGCCTATGATGCGGCAAGTGATAGAGCGCCTGCTCTACACATCCAAGGAGGCTTCATGCTGAATCCATCCAGCGATCCAACAGCGACCATCAAGTCCCTGCCCGACCATTCCAAGCGCGCCAGCATCCCACCATCGTCAGAAAAGGCGACGCCCGGGGGCGAGACAACCCTTTATGAGGCAATCGATCGCATCGTTCACGCAGGGGTTGCCAACTCCACGCTGGGGCTGGCGCCGTCAGTGCTTGGTGAGGCCTGGATGGACTGGGCACTACACCTGGCCATTTCCCCGGGCAAGCAACTCAAACTGATGGAATCAGCCCTCAGAGGGAACATGGCGGTCTGGAATACGGCTCTTGGTATCGGCGCGAGCGATGATGCTCAGGACAGGAGGTTTGCCGACGATGCCTGGCAGGTGCTGCCCTTCAATGTCTGGTCACAGGCACACCGTCAGACCTGGCAATGGTGGCAAGACGCCATGACACAGGTTCATGGCGTGACACCAGAACACGAAAACCTGATGGCCTTCGTGACAAGTCTGGTCGTCGACACCACCGCTCCCTCAAACTTCCCGGCAACGAATCCCGAGGTGATGTCAGCGACCGTGAGCGAAAAGGGCCAGAACCTGGTAAGGGGCGCACAGCATTTATTGGAAGACCTGAAACGCATGGGCGAATCAGCGAAGACGGCAACACCGCCTCCCCCCGAGGTAGGACATACCTTGGCAGTCACGCCCGGCAAGGTCATCTTCCGCAATGAACTGATCGAACTCATCCAGTACACGCCGACCACAGGTACCGTGCATCCCGAGCCGATACTGATCGTGCCGGCCTGGATCATGAAGTACTACATTCTCGATCTTTCGCCCGGAAACTCATTCGTCCGTTTTCTGGTGGGACAGGGGTACAGCGTATTCATGTTGTCCTGGACCAATCCTGGCGCCGATAAGCGCAACCTCGGCATGGATGACTACCGCCGACTGGGCATCATGGACGCCATCGATGCCATACAGGCCATTACCCAGGCACCCAAGCTGCACGCGGTCGGCTATTGTCTTGGCGGTACGCTGCTGGCAATCGCCGCGGCGGCGATGAGCCGTGATGGAGATGATCGCCTTGCCTCGGTCAGCCTTTTGGCCGCGCAGGTCGACTTCACCGAGGCCGGTGAACTGCGCCTCTTCATCAGCGACTCACAGGTCACGCTGATCGAGGACATGATGGCAGACAAGGGCTACCTCTCTTCCGACCAGATGGCCGGCACCTTCGCCCTGCTACGTGCACGTGATCTGATCTGGACGCCGGCAGTGAAGCACTACCTGCTGGGACAACGCAGTCAATCCTTCGACCTGATGATCTGGAATTCGGATGCCACCCGCATGCCAGCGCGCATGCACTCGGAATACCTGCGTCGCTTGTTCCTGAATAACGACCTCGCCGAGGGCCACTATCACGTAGGTGACAAGGCGATCAGCATCTCGGATATTCGCGCACCGATCTTTGCGGTCGGTACCGAGGACGACCACGTCGCCCCCTGGCATTCGGTCTACAAGCTTCACTTGTTCGTCGATGTCGACATGACCTTCGTGCTCACCAGCGGGGGGCACAATGCGGGCATCGTCTCTGAGCCTGGCCATCAACATCGTCACTTCCGTATCGCCGATACCGCGGCGAATGCAGCCTTCCGAGACCCTGACGAATGGCTTGCCAGCGTGACGCCGCAGGACGGCTCATGGTGGCAAGCCTTTGCGAGCTGGCTCGATGGGCACTCCGGCGCACCTGTCTCCCCGCCACCGATGGGGGTATCGACAGGACGTTACGTTGCCCTGTGCGACGCCCCCGGCAGCTATGTCTTGCAAACCTGATGTCTTGCAAACCTGATGTCTTGCAAACCTAATGTCCTGCAAATCTGGTGTCGTGAAGGCCTGATGCCAGCCCACATGAGTGAGGCAATCTGATGGACCCAGAAACACATCTCCAAGGAAAGGTAGCGCTGATCGTCGGCGTGGCAAATTCTCATTCCATCGCTAGCGGCTGCGCGCGTGCCTTTGCCGCAGCAGGTGTCGAAATGGCACTGACCTATCTCAATGACAAGGCCCACCCCTATGTCCAACCGGTGGCGGAAGAGGTAGGTGCCACCCTTCTCCTACCCTTGGATGTAGAAGTCGAAGGTGAGATGGAAGCCGTCTTCGCAGCCATAAAGGCACGCTGGGGCCGACTCGACATTCTCGTGCATTCCATCGCCTACTGCCCGGCGGAGGATCTCCATGGTCGGGTCGTCGATTGCTCACGTGAAGGATTTTCCCGCGCGATGGACATCTCGGTGCATTCATTGATCCGCATGGCACGTCTGGCAGAGCCACTGATGAACGAGGGCGGCACCATTCTGACGATGAGCTATTACGGCGGCGAAAAGGTGGTGGACCACTACAACATCATGGGGCCGGTAAAAGCCGCACTGGAAGGTACCGTCCGCTCGCTGGCAGTAGAACTCGGCCCCTGCCAGATTCGCGTCAATGCTCTCTCCCCCGGCCCTCTCAAGACACGCGCGGGCTCTGGTATTTCACACTTCGATGAGTTGATCGATGCCGCGAGACAGCGCACGCCAGAAAAGTCTCTCGTCAGCATCGAGGAGGTCGGCAAGGTGGCCGCGATGTACGCAAGCGATGCCGCACGTCTCATCTCGGGCGAAACGATCCATATCGACGGAGGTCTGCATGTCCGAGCATAACGTTGGCACCCAAGAAAAAAACGCAGCTGAACGACTGGCGTCTAAAACGTCGGCACATCCGGTGGCGCAGGAAAGCCTGCAGTACATCGAGAACCGCATCTATGACGATATCGCCATCGGAGACAGCGCTGAGATTTGCCGCACGCTGAAGCCGGAGGATATTCAGCTGTTTGCCGTGATGTCCGGCGACGTCAACCCCGCGCACGTCGATGAAGAGTTTGCCAGCACCGACATGTTTCATGGTGTGATCGCACATGGCATGTGGGGCGGCGCGCTGATCTCGGCAGTGCTGGGGACTGAGCTACCCGGGCCGGGCACCATCTTTCTCGACCAGACACTCAAGTTCAAGGCACCCGTCCGTGTAGGCGACACGATCACCGTACGCATCAAGGTCACGGAGAAGCTCCCGAAGGGCAGGCTGGTACTGGCCTGCAGCTGCATCAACCAGCATGACAAGACCGTGATCAAAGGCGAGGCACGTGTCATCGCACCCGACAGGAAGATTCGCCGCCCACGCGTCGTGCTGCCAGAGGTGCATCTCCACGTGCAGGGGGCGCAATATGCCCGCCTGATCGCCGCGACTCGTGAATTACCCGCCATTGCCACCGCAGTGGTACATCCCTGTGATGCCCTGTCACTCACCGGCGCGCTGGAAGCCGCACGACGCGAGATCATCGTGCCCATCCTGATCGGCCCGCGACAGAAGATAGAAGCCGCCGCCGTGGCCGCCGAGCTATCTCTTGATGGCATTGACATCATCGATGTCCCTCACAGTCATGCCGCCGCGGCAGCGGCAGTGGCACTGGTGCGCTCCGGCAAGGCCGGTGCCTTGATGAAGGGGTCTCTGCATACCGATGAATTGATGGAGGCCGTGGTCGATAGCACCCTGGGACTCAAGACCGAACGCCGCATCAGCCATGTCTATGCGCTGGATGTCCCCACCTATCCCAAGCCCTTGCTGGTGACGGACGCCGCCATCAACATCTACCCGTCACTCAACGACAAGCGCGATATCGTTCAGAACGCCATTGATCTCATGCAGGCACTGGGAGTGGACTTGCCCAAGGTCGCGTTGCTCTCGGCCGTGGAGACGGTCAATCCGCATATCACCTCTACGCTTGATGCTGCTGCGCTGTGCAAGATGGCGGACCGCGGCCAGATCACGGGGGGATTGATCGACGGTCCACTGGCCTTCGACAACGCCATCTCGGCCAAGGCCGCTGCCGAGAAAGGCATTCACTCCAGTGTCGCCGGCGACGCCGACATCCTGGTGGCACCGGATCTGGAAGCCGCCAACATGATCGCCAAACAGCTGATCTATCTGGCAGGAGCGGACGCCGCCGGCATCGTGCTGGGCGCACGTGTGCCGATCATTCTCACCAGCCGTGCCGATAGCCTGTTGGCCCGCCTTGCTTCCTGTGCGCTGGCGCAGCTTTATCTCAGCCATCACGCGGAACCCACGCCATGACAGATGCCACCCTGGTACTGAATGCCGGCTCTTCCAGCCTCAAGTTCGCCGTCTATTCCTGCGAACCCGACGGGCCACATGTCAGGCTACGCGGCAAGGTCGCCGGCATCGGTACACATCCTGTCTTCTCGGCGCGCAATGCCCACGGCCAGCCATTGCCATCCCAAGACCTGATGCTCGTCAGCACGGAAGCGGACCACGATGCGCTTATTCCGGCGCTACTGACATGGCTGGAGCGTCATGAAGACGGCCTCACAATCACCTGTGCAGGGCATCGCGTCGTGCATGGTGGTCGTCTTCGCGGGGGGCCCGCACAGGTGACACCTGCACTGCTCGATGAGCTGGAAGCACTCATCCCACTGGCACCGCTCCATCAACCGCATAATCTGGCGGCCATTCGCTGTCTTGCTGCCACCGCGCCACATCTGACGCAGATTGCCTGTTTCGATACCAGCTTCCACCGCACGCAAGAT is part of the Cobetia sp. L2A1 genome and harbors:
- a CDS encoding F0F1 ATP synthase subunit delta, which translates into the protein MTIDFWGLGLQAINVLILVWLLSRVFWRPVAEAIDRRRHTARATLDAANTTHAKADATLAEVNEARSGIEAERTAILAGAATQAQADAKALLADAQGQADLLLASAQTSIARDTETARKDNVAQASSLAVDIAARLLGRLNSPLVQTAFRALLIETITDMSPSERAALVASPAGIEIVTTDTLAAEDKQSIQTAIISALGGTPELTFVTDPDLIAGVELRSAHFILHNSWRAGLTTLLKEMAGLKEVRNVV
- a CDS encoding F0F1 ATP synthase subunit A encodes the protein MNSPLESVALFHLGPVPITQAIITTWVIMAVMVIGAYLLTRQLALLPGKRQAALELMVATLDRQIRETTGAEPTPYRDFIGTLFLFILIANWSSLVPGVEPPTAQLETDAALAVLVFLSVIWFGVRGAGIGGYLKSFAAPNVVMIPLNMLESVTRTFSMFVRLFGNVMSGVFVIGIVASLAGLLIPIPLMALDLLTGLVQAYIFAILAMVFITSTVEDGQPRPTDAEPATLPTQKDS
- a CDS encoding ATP synthase subunit I, translating into MTDLSLAVVLPLCLLSGIILGYLYFCALRHTADLIVNQGHPLLSIALTLGRLAVLAGGFFLAVQAGAAALLTTLAGVLIAKALLLYQTRRIDA
- a CDS encoding F0F1 ATP synthase subunit epsilon, producing the protein MRLTIVTPLLMVVDEEIDSLRAEDASGSFGILSGHTAFLTALVISVVSWRKAETHQFCAVRGGVLSVIDGNIAIATREAVIGQNLATLDDEVLARFRADSDVERTEHTESVRLQLNALRHMISRLQPRANSGEFR
- a CDS encoding F0F1 ATP synthase subunit C, with the protein product MDYLSLASIICAAFAVAFGALGPALAEGRAVAAAMDAIARQPEAASTISRTLFVGLAMIETTAIYCLVIALLLLFANPLLA
- a CDS encoding SIMPL domain-containing protein — its product is MNLTRSSLVLPAFVVGGLLAVGLVWSGSYLKDAAQVWESSSRVVTVKGLAEREVKANLALWPLHFSVNANELVGLHEALASDEQKIRAFLTTQGFPTDQISVTSPQVTDLYANSYNAQRPDERYRAEATVLVRSPKVDLVKASASKTGELVREGILLSADYAYRTEFLFTGLEAIKPDMIAVATADARRAAQQFAKDSGSSVGHIKHASQGYFSISDLDSYTPDIKQVRVVTTIDYTLKN
- the atpD gene encoding F0F1 ATP synthase subunit beta — its product is MRAYPSNSVTPSSGTVKAVRGAVVDVVFTESDLPPLNSALVVEWDKPTPLILEVHSHLTINTLRAVAFQSTAGLARGVTVRATGSPVTVPVGDAVLGRLLDVVGDPKDNGPALPQDTPRRPIHALAPLLKSQISTTDMFETGIKVIDLLTPMAQGGKAAMFGGAGVGKTVLVMELIRAMVEKYEGISVFAGIGERSREGHELLTEMRDSGVIERTVLVYGQMNEPPGARWRAPLTALTISEYFRDQQHRNVLLLMDNVFRFVQAGAEVSSLLGRLPSRVGYQPTLASEVAGLQERIASVAGSAVTAIQAVYVPADDFTDPAVTTISSHMDCVIMLSRAKAAEGFYPAIDPLGSSSMLLDPLVVGEAHYQTADAVRQTLARFQELADIISLLGVEELGVADRQIVKRARRLQRFLTQPFMVTEAFTGTPGASVPLTDTLAGCRAILAGETDDWSESSLYMVGTLEDARQKEAHGKASDTSVTAAP
- a CDS encoding winged helix-turn-helix domain-containing protein, with the translated sequence MPDTVLSKTQTSFYRRLFVAHLIAHDIATVPDIIEATGMPRRTAQDTITALAELDIVCRFEHDEGQRHNIGHYAIRDWGPINPQWVADNASRLQRALGYA
- a CDS encoding AtpZ/AtpI family protein, whose translation is MSSPPHKPPIDLEKALEKDAPDQDPLVHEIRRRRDRHDRWLREGGMSVGRRLAQIGVLGWIFVIPTLGGLFLGRWLDARMATEIFWSAPMMALGLCVGGWTAWKWMNAR
- a CDS encoding F0F1 ATP synthase subunit alpha; the encoded protein is MSSETPAWLLTAQEVLRKTPLGPRAEHRGRVEEIGDGVAMISGLRDVGLDEVLRFQGGQIGFAQVLDSDLIGCVLLDAATDVEAGDAVYGSGEIVEVPVGEALLGRVVDPLGRPLDDKGAIETNQRLPIERPAPSIIERDLVSEPVQTGIVAVDTLFALGRGQRELIVGDHSTGKTTLAIDALIAQRNSDMICIYVAVGQKTSSVRRAIDALKTHGDFARCIVLVAGSASAPGLQWIAPYAGMTMAEYFRDKGQHAMIVIDDLSKHAATHREIALLTRQSPGREAYPGDVFYIHARLLERAAKLSKAFGGGSLTALPIAETDSGNLSAYIPTNLISITDGQIVLDATLFHQGQKPAVDVGLSVSRVGGKTQAPGLRAAAGTLRLDYAQFLELEVFTRFGGMPEGRVRDQLKRGERIRALLRQPQHTPFRLADEIALMLALQEGIFDTLSMAAMATFCAALPTTLDREAAGVVQSITATGEMDVDARTSLLATMTRLATHPSDVEPAT